One genomic region from Nostoc sphaeroides encodes:
- a CDS encoding alpha/beta hydrolase, with product MRFQFWGLRHALILVGSTCLLLLSTPAFAAERVVLNYGIFRESLSVEELSTFAQTGELSRSLRINFALARQDPKAIRQYLTEQVKVNVVFLDRVLNSRIGNIILDQMSQVIYTPSRRADRQALRAALVLSASQDGQVSLIEIIENYPTNEVEVDGKRLESAYRQLRRLQTSVQDLLNF from the coding sequence ATGCGTTTTCAATTTTGGGGGCTACGTCACGCCCTAATTTTAGTAGGTAGTACCTGTCTTCTACTTTTGTCCACTCCTGCCTTTGCTGCTGAAAGAGTGGTACTAAACTATGGTATCTTCCGTGAATCACTTTCAGTGGAGGAACTATCCACCTTTGCCCAAACAGGTGAACTTTCACGTTCACTACGAATTAATTTCGCTTTGGCGCGACAAGACCCTAAAGCCATTCGTCAGTATTTAACGGAGCAGGTGAAGGTAAACGTTGTATTTTTAGATCGAGTACTGAATAGCCGAATTGGTAATATTATTTTGGATCAAATGAGTCAAGTTATTTATACACCGTCTCGGAGAGCAGACAGGCAGGCTTTGCGGGCTGCTTTAGTACTTTCTGCGAGTCAAGACGGGCAGGTATCGCTGATTGAAATTATCGAAAACTATCCCACCAATGAAGTGGAAGTTGATGGCAAACGCTTGGAGAGTGCATACCGTCAACTCCGTCGCTTGCAAACAAGCGTACAAGATTTACTTAATTTTTAG
- a CDS encoding low-complexity tail membrane protein: MHSFRSEPILWIHVAGLATLPVFLVLCLLFLSVGEPFLPVWMELFLVAAIGILPLLWMQLRRPFYIFALLGIALKPENLTERQRKILCLINTKLNRILALVAAVLSVWVLWQLYQIAPLVANSAKFLPQWRSVALVFAGLAFLGSNLFLQIPVSVMRVLVTNDTEFAGIEPLSLEKIKQDFTILGVRVNQIVPRLLESLFKINTDS; the protein is encoded by the coding sequence ATGCATTCATTTCGCTCTGAACCTATTTTGTGGATTCACGTCGCTGGATTGGCGACGTTGCCTGTTTTTTTAGTCCTCTGCTTATTATTTTTGTCTGTAGGCGAGCCGTTTTTACCAGTCTGGATGGAGCTATTTTTAGTTGCTGCCATTGGTATTCTCCCCCTGCTATGGATGCAGTTGCGTCGCCCTTTTTATATATTTGCTCTTTTAGGAATAGCCTTAAAGCCAGAAAATCTGACTGAGCGGCAGCGAAAAATTCTCTGTTTAATTAATACAAAGTTAAATCGTATCCTGGCATTAGTGGCAGCAGTCTTGTCGGTTTGGGTGCTGTGGCAGCTTTACCAAATTGCCCCATTAGTAGCAAATTCAGCTAAATTTCTCCCACAATGGCGCAGCGTTGCACTAGTGTTTGCGGGGTTAGCGTTTTTGGGCAGCAATCTATTTTTACAAATACCTGTGAGTGTAATGCGAGTTTTAGTGACTAATGACACAGAATTCGCTGGCATAGAGCCATTATCTTTAGAAAAGATTAAGCAGGATTTCACAATTTTAGGAGTACGGGTTAATCAAATCGTGCCCCGATTGTTGGAATCTTTGTTTAAGATTAATACAGATTCATAG
- the infB gene encoding translation initiation factor IF-2 produces MNNGKVRIYELSKELNLDNKELLAICDQLDIAVKSHSSTISESEAESIRTAAEKLAATNVLAKKELRTTSQKPNSPPNGGSARPAAPHKQQILEIRKPKILRNTTPNAPEASVATNTQAALSEANPPSPPRPFATPVSPMKPAAPTRPVPRTQSETQEQPPVTDLEQTPNPNQAPEKIASQKPEKIVPPRPKAEKPIKPQLAAPPPRPAAEEAPVADEQVSPAYKPILKRDQRQRPVEGDREQIKPRVAKLPTDQSPPVAPQRTSRPTPAPTRPEQRSSRPSAPSQLGEGQRPRPARPGEAVAAAMPIATPPRQMSGMAGKSQGLGDEPVVAPDLLDLKRPTPPRPTKGGKKWVEEEIIDEVKEKAKAGVKGKRIKPILDDEFEEDLLDDDDIDSPATVQVSLSIARPPKPKATRPVQMPGASLASAPTARGSRKPGSKSGSSRDHHNNRRQQQEADTKRDRPAKVVITGPLTVQELSDVLAVPDTEIVKILFLKGMAVSITQNLDIPTITLVGKELEIEVETVEREAEARKITEMVGAEDLEYLLRRPPVVTIMGHVDHGKTTLLDSIRKTKVAAGEAGGITQHIGAYHVDVEHEGKPQQIVFLDTPGHEAFTAMRARGARVTDIAVLVVAADDGVRPQTIEAISHAQAAGVPIVVAINKIDKEGAQPERVKQELTQYGLTAEDWGGETIMVPVSAIRGENLDTLLEMILLVAEVGELSANPDRTAKGTVIEAHLDKAKGAVATLLIQNGTLHVGDILVAGSAFGKVRAMVDDRGKRVDIASPSFAVEVLGLSDVPAAGDEFEVFHNEKEARALASDRADRQRLSRLLQGRVTLTTLSAQAQEGELKELNLILKGDVQGSVEAIVGALKQIPQNEVQIRMLLATAGEITETDIDLAAASNAVIIGFNTTFASGARQAADEAGVDVREYNVIYKLLEDIQDALEGLLEPELVEEPLGQTEVRAVFPVGRGAVAGCYVQSGKLVRNCKVRVRRGGKVIFEGVLDSLKRMKEDSREVNAGYECGVGMDKFNDWVEGDIIEAYQMVTKRRTLTLTR; encoded by the coding sequence ATGAACAACGGCAAAGTTAGAATCTATGAATTATCAAAGGAATTGAATTTGGATAACAAAGAGCTACTAGCAATTTGCGACCAGCTCGATATTGCGGTCAAAAGTCATAGCAGCACGATTTCAGAATCCGAGGCAGAAAGCATCCGCACGGCTGCGGAAAAACTCGCAGCGACGAATGTCCTTGCCAAAAAGGAACTACGTACAACCAGCCAGAAACCAAACTCACCACCAAACGGCGGATCTGCCCGACCTGCTGCACCCCACAAACAGCAAATTTTGGAAATACGCAAACCCAAAATATTGAGAAATACTACCCCCAACGCCCCAGAGGCGTCAGTTGCTACCAATACCCAAGCTGCCTTGTCTGAAGCTAATCCTCCCTCTCCACCACGGCCTTTCGCTACACCAGTCTCACCCATGAAGCCGGCAGCACCAACTCGACCTGTGCCCCGGACTCAATCTGAGACTCAAGAGCAACCTCCTGTCACAGACTTGGAACAAACGCCTAATCCAAATCAGGCACCGGAAAAAATAGCATCCCAAAAACCGGAAAAAATAGTTCCACCCAGACCGAAAGCGGAAAAACCAATTAAACCGCAATTAGCTGCCCCACCGCCAAGACCTGCGGCAGAAGAAGCCCCGGTGGCAGATGAGCAAGTATCTCCGGCATATAAACCGATCCTCAAACGCGACCAACGGCAACGACCCGTCGAAGGCGATCGCGAACAAATTAAGCCCAGAGTTGCTAAACTGCCAACTGACCAGTCTCCACCAGTAGCACCACAAAGAACAAGTCGTCCTACCCCTGCACCCACCAGACCAGAGCAGAGGAGCAGTAGACCATCTGCACCATCACAACTAGGAGAGGGGCAACGACCCAGGCCAGCCCGCCCAGGTGAAGCAGTAGCAGCCGCAATGCCGATCGCTACTCCACCCAGGCAGATGTCAGGAATGGCGGGCAAATCTCAAGGATTAGGTGATGAGCCAGTCGTCGCACCCGATCTGCTTGATTTAAAACGCCCAACTCCACCTCGCCCCACCAAAGGCGGCAAAAAGTGGGTAGAAGAGGAAATAATTGACGAAGTTAAAGAGAAGGCTAAAGCTGGCGTTAAAGGCAAGCGGATCAAGCCGATATTGGATGATGAGTTTGAAGAAGATTTGCTAGATGATGACGATATCGACTCACCAGCCACCGTCCAAGTCAGCCTTTCCATTGCCCGTCCTCCCAAACCCAAAGCGACTCGACCTGTGCAAATGCCAGGTGCAAGCCTTGCTAGCGCCCCAACTGCTAGAGGCAGTAGAAAACCTGGTTCTAAGTCTGGTTCTAGCCGTGACCATCACAATAACCGTCGCCAGCAACAAGAAGCTGACACCAAGCGCGATCGTCCAGCAAAAGTGGTGATCACAGGCCCGTTGACTGTGCAAGAACTGTCTGACGTTTTAGCCGTTCCCGATACAGAGATTGTGAAAATCCTGTTCCTCAAAGGCATGGCGGTGAGTATCACCCAAAATCTGGATATTCCCACAATTACCCTGGTAGGAAAAGAACTAGAAATAGAAGTCGAAACCGTCGAGCGAGAAGCAGAAGCTCGGAAAATTACAGAAATGGTCGGCGCAGAAGACCTAGAATATCTCCTCCGCCGTCCGCCAGTGGTGACAATTATGGGTCACGTAGACCACGGTAAAACAACCCTGCTCGATTCAATCCGCAAAACCAAAGTGGCTGCTGGCGAAGCTGGTGGTATCACTCAACACATTGGTGCATACCATGTGGATGTGGAGCATGAGGGCAAACCACAGCAGATAGTCTTCCTGGATACCCCTGGTCACGAAGCCTTTACAGCTATGCGGGCCAGAGGAGCTAGGGTAACAGATATTGCCGTATTGGTAGTGGCTGCTGATGATGGTGTCCGTCCTCAAACCATTGAAGCCATTAGCCACGCCCAAGCTGCGGGAGTGCCAATTGTTGTTGCAATCAACAAAATTGACAAAGAAGGGGCACAGCCAGAGCGGGTGAAACAAGAACTCACCCAGTATGGTCTAACCGCAGAAGACTGGGGTGGTGAGACAATCATGGTTCCCGTGAGCGCCATCAGAGGTGAAAACCTGGATACGCTCTTAGAAATGATTCTCTTAGTAGCAGAGGTTGGAGAACTATCTGCCAACCCAGATCGTACCGCCAAAGGAACTGTAATTGAAGCACATCTGGATAAAGCCAAGGGAGCAGTTGCTACCCTGCTAATTCAGAATGGTACCCTGCATGTGGGAGATATCTTGGTAGCTGGCTCGGCCTTCGGTAAAGTCCGGGCGATGGTAGATGACAGAGGCAAGAGAGTAGACATTGCTTCTCCTTCCTTTGCCGTCGAGGTACTAGGTTTAAGTGATGTGCCAGCAGCAGGCGACGAGTTCGAGGTCTTCCATAACGAGAAAGAAGCCAGAGCGCTTGCTAGCGATCGCGCCGATAGACAACGCCTATCCCGCCTGTTACAAGGTCGTGTTACCCTTACAACCCTCTCGGCTCAAGCACAAGAAGGCGAGTTAAAAGAACTCAACTTGATCTTGAAGGGAGACGTACAAGGTTCGGTAGAAGCCATTGTGGGAGCGCTCAAGCAAATCCCGCAAAACGAAGTCCAAATTCGGATGCTCTTGGCTACTGCTGGGGAAATCACCGAGACAGATATCGACTTAGCAGCTGCCAGTAACGCTGTAATTATTGGCTTCAACACCACCTTCGCTAGTGGCGCCAGACAAGCCGCCGATGAAGCGGGTGTGGATGTCCGGGAATACAACGTAATCTACAAACTCCTAGAAGATATCCAAGATGCCTTAGAAGGTCTTTTGGAACCAGAGTTGGTGGAAGAACCCTTGGGTCAAACCGAAGTCCGGGCCGTCTTCCCAGTGGGTCGTGGTGCGGTTGCCGGTTGCTACGTTCAATCTGGCAAGCTAGTTCGCAACTGCAAAGTCAGAGTGCGACGCGGCGGTAAGGTGATCTTTGAAGGTGTCCTTGACTCCCTAAAACGGATGAAAGAAGATAGCCGTGAGGTCAACGCCGGTTATGAATGCGGTGTCGGCATGGATAAATTCAATGATTGGGTTGAAGGTGACATCATCGAAGCCTATCAGATGGTTACGAAACGCCGCACTCTCACCTTAACAAGGTAG
- a CDS encoding YlxR family protein, which translates to MKPNYRRCISCRKVGSKDEFWRIVRVFPSGKVQLDQGMGRSAYICPETSCLQAAQKKNRLGRSLHASVPETLYQSLLHRLASNNTQNQI; encoded by the coding sequence ATGAAACCAAATTATCGGCGCTGTATTAGTTGCCGGAAAGTAGGCTCAAAAGATGAGTTTTGGCGGATTGTCCGCGTCTTTCCATCGGGAAAGGTACAATTAGATCAGGGCATGGGGCGTTCTGCCTATATTTGTCCCGAAACGAGTTGCCTACAAGCAGCTCAAAAAAAAAATCGACTAGGGCGATCGCTACATGCATCAGTGCCAGAAACACTGTACCAAAGCTTGTTGCATCGTCTAGCCAGCAACAATACCCAAAACCAAATTTAA
- the nusA gene encoding transcription termination factor NusA, whose amino-acid sequence MSMVTLPGLKELIESISRERNLPRLAVQSAIREALLKGYERYRRAQNLERKQFEEDYFENFEVELDIEGEGFRVLSTKTIVEAVNNTDHQISLDEVQQVAPEAQLGDSVVLDVTPDQGEFGRMAAMQTKQVLAQKLRDQQRQMVQEEFQDLEGTVLQARVLRFERQSVVLAVSSGFGQPEVEAELPKREQLPNDNYRANATFKVYLKKVSQGQQRGPQLLVSRADAGLVVYLFANEVPEIEDEVVRIVAVAREANPPSRYVGPRTKIAVDTLDRDVDPVGACIGARGSRIQVVVNELRGEKIDVIRWSPDPATYIANALSPARVDEVRLMDPESRQTHVLVAEDQLSLAIGKEGQNVRLAARLTGWKIDIKDKAKYDYAGEDAKFLAVRTKYQSEESEEDDLEYEEEFEDENQDGSEEEDTFDNDDDE is encoded by the coding sequence ATGTCAATGGTTACTTTACCTGGATTAAAAGAATTAATTGAAAGTATAAGCCGCGAGCGGAATTTACCCCGTCTTGCAGTTCAATCAGCTATTAGAGAAGCACTACTCAAAGGCTACGAACGTTATCGTCGCGCCCAAAATTTAGAACGTAAACAGTTTGAAGAAGATTATTTTGAAAATTTTGAAGTAGAACTCGATATTGAAGGAGAAGGATTTCGCGTTCTTTCCACCAAAACCATTGTTGAAGCAGTCAATAACACAGACCACCAAATTTCCCTAGATGAAGTTCAACAAGTCGCTCCCGAAGCGCAGTTAGGAGACTCTGTGGTGCTGGATGTGACCCCCGACCAAGGAGAGTTTGGTCGGATGGCGGCGATGCAAACTAAGCAGGTATTGGCGCAAAAATTACGGGATCAACAGCGCCAAATGGTGCAAGAAGAGTTCCAAGATTTAGAAGGAACTGTCCTGCAAGCAAGAGTCCTGCGGTTTGAGCGACAATCTGTGGTTCTGGCTGTTAGCAGTGGCTTTGGTCAGCCAGAAGTAGAAGCCGAATTACCAAAGCGGGAACAGCTACCCAACGATAATTATCGGGCAAATGCCACCTTCAAGGTATATCTTAAAAAAGTCTCCCAAGGTCAGCAACGAGGGCCACAGTTGCTTGTGTCTCGCGCTGATGCTGGTTTGGTAGTTTATCTGTTTGCAAACGAAGTTCCAGAAATCGAAGATGAAGTGGTACGGATTGTTGCCGTAGCGAGAGAGGCAAACCCCCCTTCTCGTTATGTCGGCCCCCGGACTAAAATAGCAGTAGATACCCTCGATCGCGATGTAGACCCAGTAGGCGCTTGTATCGGAGCCAGGGGATCGCGAATTCAAGTGGTAGTCAACGAATTACGCGGTGAAAAAATAGATGTAATTCGCTGGTCGCCAGACCCAGCAACATATATTGCCAATGCCTTAAGTCCAGCGCGGGTAGATGAAGTCCGCCTAATGGATCCAGAATCCCGGCAAACTCACGTACTAGTAGCTGAAGACCAATTGAGTTTGGCCATAGGCAAAGAAGGACAAAATGTCCGTTTAGCAGCCCGTCTGACTGGTTGGAAAATAGACATCAAAGACAAAGCTAAATATGACTATGCCGGAGAAGATGCCAAATTTCTGGCTGTAAGAACAAAATATCAATCAGAGGAATCAGAGGAAGACGATCTTGAATATGAGGAAGAATTCGAGGATGAAAATCAGGACGGATCAGAAGAGGAAGATACTTTTGACAATGACGATGATGAATAA
- the rimP gene encoding ribosome maturation factor RimP: MAHPLIPQIIDLATPVAEELGLEVVGVVFHTNQSPPVLRVDIRNPEQDTGLNDCERMSRALEASLDTAQIVPDAYVLEVSSPGISRQLVTDREFISFKGFPVIISTTPPYDGQPEWTGQLIRRDETALYLNQKGRVVEIPRSLITKVQLDERR, from the coding sequence ATGGCTCATCCTTTAATTCCACAAATTATTGATTTGGCGACACCAGTAGCAGAAGAACTGGGATTGGAAGTGGTTGGCGTGGTTTTTCACACTAACCAAAGTCCACCAGTTTTGCGGGTAGACATTCGCAATCCTGAGCAAGACACCGGGTTAAATGATTGTGAGAGGATGAGCCGTGCTTTAGAAGCCTCTTTAGATACTGCCCAAATCGTTCCAGATGCATACGTCTTAGAAGTGTCTAGTCCTGGGATTTCACGGCAACTGGTAACAGACAGGGAGTTTATTTCCTTTAAAGGATTTCCTGTCATCATCTCCACAACGCCCCCCTACGACGGACAACCAGAGTGGACTGGTCAGTTGATTCGCCGGGATGAGACAGCACTTTACTTAAACCAAAAAGGTCGTGTAGTCGAAATTCCCCGCTCCCTAATTACTAAGGTGCAGCTAGACGAGCGCCGATAA
- a CDS encoding peptidoglycan-binding domain-containing protein, giving the protein MWCGFGKSSANFAVTCLITASVVIADTGFAAPQRSYTPQQFRAVLRGLGYNVKVTNGALTDEETKKAIREFQTGYKLKPVDGIAGPKTQGFAANIIQILHTNLNAVVKPNPPLARDHFYGSRTEAVVKEYQKKYQLQETGIANLALRQKLNEEAKTVFTQPTAKPTPTPTAKPTAKPTATPTATPTATPTATPTATPTATPTATPTATPTATPTATPTATPTATPTPTPTTTP; this is encoded by the coding sequence ATGTGGTGTGGGTTTGGAAAATCAAGCGCGAACTTTGCTGTTACTTGCCTGATAACTGCTAGCGTCGTAATTGCAGACACAGGCTTCGCAGCCCCTCAACGTAGCTATACCCCCCAGCAATTCCGTGCTGTGTTGCGAGGGTTAGGCTATAACGTCAAGGTAACAAATGGTGCTTTGACGGATGAGGAAACTAAAAAGGCAATTCGTGAATTTCAGACGGGTTATAAGCTAAAACCAGTTGATGGGATAGCAGGGCCAAAAACCCAAGGTTTTGCTGCTAACATCATTCAAATTCTGCACACAAATTTGAATGCAGTAGTAAAGCCAAATCCTCCTCTCGCGCGCGATCACTTTTATGGTTCCCGCACGGAAGCAGTGGTGAAGGAGTATCAGAAGAAATATCAGTTGCAAGAAACTGGAATTGCTAATTTAGCACTCCGCCAAAAGCTGAATGAAGAAGCAAAGACAGTCTTCACTCAGCCAACGGCTAAACCAACACCTACACCGACGGCTAAACCGACAGCTAAACCAACAGCTACCCCAACAGCTACCCCAACAGCTACCCCAACAGCTACCCCAACAGCTACCCCAACAGCTACACCAACAGCTACCCCAACAGCTACACCAACGGCTACCCCAACAGCTACACCAACGGCTACACCAACGGCTACACCAACGCCTACACCAACAACTACACCCTAA
- a CDS encoding SDH family Clp fold serine proteinase, producing MGFGIGDLFWIFLLLTSLQPLWQKRQIEYRRLRALQQFQQERKSRVILLIHRQESISFLGIPISRYITIEDSEQILRAIRLTPPDVPIDLILHTPGGLVLATEQIARALIRHQAKVTVFVPHYAMSGGTMLAIASDEIIMDANAVLGPVDPQLGNYPAASILKVVEDKPISEIDDQTLIMADISRKAMQQVQRFVRTLLKDSIPKQKVLPENIESIIEALTTGRVTHDYPITIEEATEMGLPVTVGLPHSIYDLMDLYPQSQGGRPSVQYIPMPYNDPRPILPIPKGRPLEEPNQMN from the coding sequence ATGGGCTTTGGTATTGGTGATTTATTCTGGATTTTTCTGCTTCTGACTTCTTTGCAACCCCTTTGGCAAAAACGTCAAATAGAATATCGCCGCTTGCGTGCTTTACAGCAATTTCAGCAGGAACGCAAAAGTCGGGTAATTTTGCTCATTCACCGTCAAGAGTCCATTAGTTTCCTGGGAATTCCCATATCTCGCTACATTACTATCGAAGACTCAGAACAAATATTGCGAGCAATTCGCCTCACACCCCCAGATGTGCCGATTGACTTAATTTTGCATACTCCTGGTGGTTTGGTTTTAGCTACAGAACAAATCGCCAGAGCCTTAATTCGCCACCAAGCAAAAGTTACAGTCTTTGTACCCCACTATGCCATGAGTGGCGGTACAATGCTGGCGATCGCCTCTGATGAAATTATTATGGATGCTAATGCTGTCTTAGGGCCAGTTGATCCCCAATTGGGTAACTACCCAGCAGCAAGTATCCTAAAAGTAGTCGAAGATAAACCCATCAGTGAGATTGATGACCAAACTCTAATAATGGCCGATATCTCACGCAAAGCAATGCAGCAGGTACAGAGGTTTGTACGGACTCTGCTAAAAGATAGTATACCTAAACAAAAAGTTCTGCCAGAAAATATCGAATCGATTATCGAAGCCTTGACAACCGGGCGCGTCACCCACGACTATCCCATCACTATAGAAGAAGCAACAGAAATGGGGCTGCCCGTAACTGTCGGACTGCCCCATTCTATTTATGATCTCATGGATTTGTACCCACAGTCGCAAGGAGGCCGACCCAGCGTCCAGTACATTCCTATGCCTTACAATGACCCTCGTCCAATTCTACCTATACCCAAGGGCAGACCCTTAGAAGAACCAAATCAAATGAATTAA
- a CDS encoding serine/threonine-protein kinase: protein MVWNAGKSLFGGRYIIESQLGEGGIGITYLARNQRNQLRVIKTLKEEILNHPAWILHRNKLRQDFRDEAVRLAVCHHPHIVQIETIFDEGNLPCMVMDYIEGEDLGQRVRRMGVLSEAEALLYIRQIGDALTLIHSKGLLHRDLKPRNIMIRIDKSEAVLIDFGIAREFIPNMIQRHTVYRTPGFAPPEQYESEAPRGEYIDIYALAATLYNLLTAVIPTSADDRRHNINLEPPQYFNPKISDRVNQAIICGMDLESTYRPQSVQEWLDLLGPDTDDKIAPISSTLVITPRLKPPPLVLDQQKWQCVQTLKGHSSMVHAIAISSDGQLIASGSNDHTIKLWQLGTGKLVRQLGRWSSGHSSMVHSVAFSPISGNLSYQGESGKSAPVADQNRGILASGSWDNTIKLWDVNTGKEIRTLQGHANWVNSVAFSPDGKFLASGSADCTIKLWQVHTGIETQTLIGHADSVSSVAYSPRTPATNSKDRQLVASGSNDYTIKLWQVYTGKNICTLLGHSFFVNCIAFSKDGEIMASGSGDNTIKLWHVNTAREIRTLIGHSDSVWSVAFSHDGQFLASGSWDNTIKLWHVHSGREISTLTGHSSYVRCVAFSPNGQTLVSGGDDDTIKIWRRG from the coding sequence ATGGTGTGGAATGCAGGAAAGTCTTTATTCGGTGGACGGTACATTATTGAAAGCCAACTAGGCGAAGGCGGAATTGGCATTACTTATCTTGCCAGAAATCAACGGAATCAACTGCGAGTGATTAAAACTCTCAAAGAAGAAATCCTGAATCACCCGGCCTGGATACTCCACCGAAACAAGTTACGGCAAGACTTCCGGGATGAAGCAGTCCGGTTGGCTGTGTGTCATCATCCTCATATAGTACAAATAGAAACCATCTTTGATGAGGGAAATTTGCCCTGCATGGTGATGGATTACATCGAAGGCGAAGACTTAGGACAGCGCGTGAGACGGATGGGGGTACTATCAGAAGCAGAAGCGCTACTGTACATCCGGCAAATTGGCGACGCTTTGACGCTAATTCACTCTAAAGGGCTGCTGCATCGGGATCTTAAACCACGTAATATTATGATCCGCATTGATAAATCAGAAGCAGTGCTGATAGATTTTGGTATCGCTAGAGAATTTATTCCCAATATGATTCAAAGGCATACAGTATATCGTACTCCTGGTTTTGCCCCACCTGAGCAGTATGAATCAGAAGCGCCACGAGGAGAATATATTGATATCTACGCCTTAGCTGCTACTTTGTATAATTTGCTTACCGCAGTTATACCCACAAGTGCAGATGATAGACGTCACAATATTAATTTAGAACCACCACAATATTTTAATCCTAAGATCAGCGACAGGGTAAATCAGGCTATTATTTGCGGCATGGATTTGGAGTCAACCTATCGTCCCCAGTCTGTGCAGGAGTGGTTAGATTTATTGGGCCCTGATACTGACGATAAGATAGCACCAATATCATCTACCTTGGTGATAACGCCTAGACTTAAACCACCTCCACTTGTATTAGATCAACAGAAGTGGCAATGTGTACAGACCCTCAAAGGTCATTCTAGTATGGTTCATGCGATCGCCATTAGCTCAGACGGGCAATTGATTGCTAGCGGCAGTAATGACCATACTATTAAACTTTGGCAACTGGGTACTGGCAAGCTAGTGCGTCAACTAGGTCGTTGGTCTTCTGGTCATTCCAGTATGGTTCATTCCGTCGCCTTTAGCCCAATCTCTGGAAACCTTTCTTATCAAGGGGAGTCTGGCAAATCTGCGCCAGTTGCAGACCAGAACCGGGGAATCTTAGCTAGCGGTAGTTGGGATAACACCATCAAATTGTGGGATGTAAACACAGGCAAAGAAATTCGTACTCTCCAGGGTCATGCTAATTGGGTGAATTCCGTTGCCTTTAGTCCAGATGGCAAATTTTTGGCTAGTGGTAGTGCTGACTGCACAATTAAACTGTGGCAAGTACACACAGGCATAGAAACCCAAACTCTCATAGGTCATGCTGACTCAGTTTCGTCGGTCGCCTACTCTCCAAGAACACCTGCAACGAATAGCAAAGATAGACAGCTTGTAGCTAGTGGCAGTAATGATTACACCATCAAATTATGGCAAGTATACACAGGCAAAAATATTTGCACATTATTAGGCCATTCCTTCTTTGTCAACTGTATCGCCTTCAGCAAAGATGGGGAAATTATGGCCAGTGGCAGTGGTGACAACACAATTAAACTGTGGCATGTAAATACAGCCAGAGAAATTCGTACTCTCATTGGTCATTCTGATTCAGTTTGGTCAGTCGCTTTTAGCCATGATGGGCAATTTCTCGCTAGTGGTAGTTGGGACAACACTATCAAACTGTGGCACGTACATAGTGGTAGAGAAATCAGCACACTTACAGGGCATTCCAGTTATGTTAGATGTGTTGCTTTCAGTCCCAATGGCCAAACCCTAGTTAGCGGTGGTGATGACGATACTATCAAGATTTGGCGACGGGGATAA
- a CDS encoding c-type heme family protein, whose translation MLKNLNLKQKFTILLLVILTFGLSLSGFALSSLLRENAKQDISSTGLMLMQTMSSIRKYTNTQVNPELADKLETEFLPQSVPAYSAREVFEILRKTPEYRDFFYKEATLNPTNLRDKADGFETEIVERFRNKSDLKEVSGFRSIPGGDIFYIARPLPITEQSCLKCHSVPEAAPPSMINLYGTANGFGWKLNEIVGAQIITVPANNVINKAHQSSLVIILIVSTIFIATILLVNFFLNRQVVMPLKRMTRIAEEVSTGHMDVEFEQMSNDEIGNLAKAFKRMQLSLEMAMKRIKRTQGSIGD comes from the coding sequence ATGCTAAAGAATCTAAACTTGAAACAAAAGTTTACAATTCTGCTACTGGTAATTCTGACATTCGGTTTGAGCTTGAGTGGATTTGCTCTTTCTTCTCTGCTTAGAGAGAATGCTAAACAAGATATTAGCTCAACAGGTCTTATGCTCATGCAAACCATGAGTTCTATTCGTAAATACACTAATACTCAAGTTAATCCAGAGCTAGCTGATAAATTGGAAACTGAGTTTTTGCCGCAAAGTGTGCCTGCATACTCAGCACGGGAGGTATTTGAGATTTTACGGAAAACACCAGAGTACCGTGATTTCTTTTACAAAGAAGCAACTCTCAATCCGACAAATCTTCGGGATAAGGCTGACGGTTTTGAGACGGAAATTGTAGAAAGGTTCAGAAATAAATCAGACCTGAAAGAAGTGAGTGGATTTCGCTCAATTCCTGGTGGCGATATCTTTTATATTGCTCGTCCGCTACCAATTACTGAACAAAGTTGTTTGAAGTGCCATAGTGTACCCGAAGCTGCACCTCCAAGTATGATTAATCTTTATGGTACAGCTAATGGATTTGGGTGGAAGCTGAATGAAATTGTTGGCGCTCAGATTATTACAGTACCAGCAAATAACGTTATCAATAAAGCCCATCAGTCTTCCTTAGTAATTATCCTAATTGTATCAACTATTTTTATAGCTACTATCCTGTTAGTAAACTTTTTCTTGAATCGACAAGTTGTTATGCCTCTCAAACGCATGACTCGCATCGCCGAAGAAGTTAGTACTGGACACATGGATGTTGAATTCGAGCAGATGTCTAATGATGAAATCGGTAATTTAGCTAAAGCCTTTAAACGGATGCAGTTAAGTTTAGAAATGGCAATGAAAAGAATCAAACGCACTCAGGGAAGTATAGGGGACTAA